One part of the Vibrio hyugaensis genome encodes these proteins:
- a CDS encoding DEAD/DEAH box helicase produces the protein MSFSSQGFAPEVVTALAECGYEKLTPIQQKAIPMARRGHDIFATAQTGTGKTAAFSLPMIQRLLDSGRNASRKTARALIMAPTRELAEQIADNIKAYTKYTNLSVAAIFGGRKMSSQVTALESGVDILVATPGRLEEHIEQGNVSVANIEFLVFDEADRILDMGFIHAVRKIMLDVDTDPQIMMFSATTSSQLNVLAKDILRKPKRIEVERANTTAQTIAHVLYPVDQERKTELLSELIGRKNWKQVLVFVNYKETANDVVKELKLDGIKAVVCHGDRAQSARRRALEEFKTGKVRVMVATDVAARGLDIEDLPHVVNYDMPFLAEDYVHRIGRTGRAGKQGHAVSFVNREEELTVVQVENLIQQHIRRIELAGYEPKQRESYIEKLNSKPAFKNRQGRRNNPNQSATDQGSAERRLAMVKRLKARRSSS, from the coding sequence ATGTCATTTTCATCTCAAGGTTTTGCGCCAGAAGTGGTTACAGCACTGGCAGAATGCGGTTATGAGAAGTTAACGCCAATCCAACAGAAGGCGATTCCAATGGCTCGTCGAGGTCATGATATTTTCGCTACTGCACAAACAGGTACGGGTAAAACCGCGGCCTTCTCTTTGCCAATGATTCAACGCTTGTTGGACAGTGGTCGTAACGCGTCTCGCAAAACGGCACGTGCACTTATCATGGCTCCGACTCGTGAATTAGCAGAGCAAATCGCTGATAACATCAAAGCTTACACCAAGTACACGAATCTCTCTGTTGCGGCTATTTTTGGTGGTCGTAAGATGTCATCACAGGTGACTGCGTTAGAAAGTGGTGTGGATATTCTGGTTGCAACACCAGGACGTCTAGAAGAGCACATTGAGCAAGGTAACGTTTCAGTAGCAAACATTGAGTTCCTTGTGTTTGATGAAGCAGACCGAATCTTGGACATGGGTTTTATCCATGCGGTTCGTAAAATCATGTTGGATGTGGATACCGATCCACAGATCATGATGTTCTCTGCGACGACATCTAGCCAACTAAACGTGTTAGCAAAAGATATTCTACGTAAGCCAAAGCGTATCGAAGTAGAGCGTGCAAATACCACTGCGCAAACTATTGCTCACGTATTGTATCCAGTGGATCAAGAACGTAAGACAGAGCTACTTTCTGAGCTTATTGGTCGTAAAAACTGGAAACAAGTGCTGGTTTTCGTGAACTACAAAGAAACCGCAAACGATGTAGTAAAAGAATTGAAACTGGATGGTATTAAAGCCGTAGTTTGTCACGGTGACCGTGCGCAAAGTGCTCGCCGTCGTGCTCTGGAAGAGTTCAAAACTGGCAAAGTACGTGTGATGGTGGCAACAGACGTTGCTGCACGTGGCTTGGATATTGAGGACTTACCACACGTAGTCAACTACGACATGCCATTCCTAGCAGAAGATTACGTTCACCGTATCGGTCGTACTGGCCGTGCAGGTAAACAAGGTCATGCAGTATCTTTCGTGAATCGTGAAGAAGAGCTAACTGTAGTCCAGGTTGAAAACCTGATTCAACAACATATTCGTCGTATCGAACTTGCTGGTTACGAGCCAAAACAACGCGAATCGTACATTGAGAAGCTAAATTCGAAGCCTGCATTTAAAAACCGTCAAGGCCGACGCAATAATCCAAACCAGTCTGCAACCGATCAAGGCAGTGCTGAACGTCGTTTAGCGATGGTGAAACGCTTGAAAGCTCGCCGTTCATCAAGCTAA
- the pcp gene encoding pyroglutamyl-peptidase I, producing the protein MKKVLITGFEPFGGESVNPALEAVKRLEGKKLNGGEVVICQVPVTRYQSIDTVVNAIEQYQPDIVITVGQAAGRAAITPERVAINVDDFRIPDNGGRQPIDEPVVQDGPDAYFTTLPIKAMTNALQNASIPCQVSNTAGTFVCNHLFYGIQHYLRDKAVRHGFVHIPLLPEQDASGNQPTMSLDVIVEGLALLAQAAIDNESDIAVSAGQIC; encoded by the coding sequence ATGAAGAAAGTGTTAATCACCGGTTTTGAGCCATTTGGTGGCGAGTCAGTTAATCCTGCATTAGAAGCGGTAAAGCGATTAGAAGGCAAAAAGCTCAACGGTGGTGAAGTGGTGATTTGTCAAGTGCCGGTAACCCGTTACCAATCCATTGACACTGTGGTTAATGCTATCGAGCAATACCAACCAGATATTGTCATCACAGTAGGGCAGGCCGCGGGGCGAGCAGCGATTACACCAGAGCGTGTGGCGATCAATGTAGACGACTTCCGTATTCCTGATAATGGCGGTCGTCAACCAATCGATGAGCCAGTGGTTCAAGATGGTCCAGACGCTTACTTCACAACGCTACCCATCAAGGCGATGACAAACGCTTTACAGAACGCGAGTATTCCATGCCAAGTATCAAATACGGCAGGGACGTTTGTATGCAATCACCTGTTTTATGGTATCCAGCATTACTTGCGTGATAAAGCGGTACGTCATGGCTTTGTGCATATTCCTCTTTTGCCAGAGCAAGACGCTTCAGGCAACCAGCCAACCATGTCGTTAGATGTTATTGTTGAAGGGTTAGCGCTCTTGGCTCAAGCAGCGATTGACAACGAATCTGACATTGCAGTCAGCGCAGGCCAAATTTGTTGA
- a CDS encoding DUF6701 domain-containing protein, with protein sequence MMLKQIFITLASIFSPYALATVFDLADIKTGEEVGFCPNGSITVTGSTYHCSTSIELQTGDWILNRNHNAATLTAQSSITLKGSNIVGATDNPININALGTWLKVEGNSYVLGDISALGSIQITDSEVKGKIKTNGVGPNGRSVEFHGMQNVLNGEIIAQSEVYIESGMFCGKIESTGTNVKINTTDTNSSNRPIVVGDINARSTIELNNVEVFGSITSLGHTVDTGFKATNVYADRQAITAHHFSMNSTDVSVCGQVTASLDAGTNFKHFCGIQDPNCDYANQSPKVCTVPETIPVCKITPPSEDDFDLVVTPAEDIALMCGDELPQFTVTTTNNGKVTSAQVLASLSHPDLFTLEMVEGKQKIDDNNFVSKDDGTLIIKVIPNDIDSIALDSNYTLTFTMVDDINKAQTVQFMFTPYMFEAYAEDLSSLKEIHVVAGKSKTVNTRLLACASTGEQVIATNYNGTPQVAHPIIKPAGGSEGNFRYSAEFSDGLSSHGLITNESGLFSVNLSDTFECKGFEECPEEGSVKVEGTFDVKSRPWTLAICDGSTTLASGTSESGPGFIAAGEYFSLTIKPIIWQSGGSVTGEVSTKSYCNADVTRNFMLEDAPAASIVLSSKQKTPTETANQSEKLLESTLSLTRSHTESENEQYTFSDLYWEEVGSLKIKASLTSEYLDMTVNTGYRNVGRFYAKYFKARDAEWTYPTKQSFIYMNQPFERVSYDVVALNAKKEDIKNYVHFDASLREHFHLGELSDYVDRFIPPAAESAEWNLVGDASVGTFTIDKAMGNANCDNSPCWEKDGTDGKYPDGPFNKDSGSTNSKIGLTHIAVIDEINFFDDRHILEEQPDIRFGRLNFKDVGGNQGMTIKVPLDVEVWQNGRFVTHFEDSATTANGVHHSRTPIWSNSSPNNTLLSGEGTMLAGRTYDIVASQVDSAREQVRFHLDLSSAGNNLPWLKYNWDKTDTEEDNPPTVVTFGIHRGNDRIIYRGEPNFIGMN encoded by the coding sequence ATGATGCTAAAACAAATATTCATCACACTCGCATCTATTTTTTCCCCCTACGCTCTGGCAACAGTGTTTGACTTAGCTGACATTAAAACCGGTGAAGAGGTCGGTTTTTGCCCTAATGGCAGCATTACTGTTACAGGTTCGACCTACCACTGTAGCACTAGTATTGAACTGCAAACTGGCGATTGGATTCTCAACAGAAACCACAACGCCGCAACACTCACCGCTCAGAGCTCGATTACCTTGAAAGGCTCGAATATCGTTGGAGCCACAGACAATCCAATTAACATTAACGCTTTGGGTACTTGGCTTAAAGTGGAAGGAAATAGCTACGTTCTTGGCGATATTTCTGCACTCGGATCCATTCAAATTACGGACAGTGAAGTAAAAGGAAAAATAAAAACAAATGGCGTAGGACCTAATGGCCGATCCGTTGAGTTTCACGGTATGCAAAATGTTTTAAATGGTGAAATCATCGCTCAAAGCGAAGTTTATATTGAATCAGGCATGTTCTGTGGAAAGATCGAGTCAACAGGCACTAATGTAAAGATCAATACGACGGATACTAATTCATCTAACAGGCCTATTGTTGTAGGTGATATCAACGCAAGGTCCACAATTGAACTAAACAATGTAGAAGTGTTCGGCTCAATAACGTCTCTCGGTCATACCGTGGATACCGGATTCAAAGCAACGAACGTTTATGCTGATAGACAAGCCATTACTGCACACCATTTTTCGATGAATAGCACCGATGTTTCAGTATGTGGGCAAGTTACTGCTAGCCTTGATGCGGGAACCAACTTTAAACATTTCTGTGGAATACAAGACCCTAACTGTGATTACGCAAACCAAAGCCCGAAAGTCTGCACGGTTCCAGAAACGATTCCGGTTTGTAAAATTACCCCACCATCAGAAGACGATTTCGATCTTGTCGTCACACCAGCAGAAGACATCGCACTAATGTGTGGTGATGAACTCCCTCAGTTTACCGTAACTACAACCAACAATGGTAAAGTAACGAGTGCTCAAGTGTTGGCTTCTCTCTCTCATCCTGACCTATTCACTCTTGAGATGGTCGAAGGAAAACAGAAAATTGACGACAACAACTTTGTCTCGAAGGATGACGGGACGCTCATAATAAAAGTTATCCCGAATGATATCGATTCGATTGCGTTAGATTCAAATTACACACTGACTTTCACCATGGTTGACGACATAAACAAAGCACAAACCGTGCAGTTCATGTTTACACCATATATGTTTGAAGCGTACGCAGAAGACCTCAGCTCACTTAAAGAGATTCACGTTGTCGCTGGTAAATCAAAAACCGTAAATACCCGCTTGTTAGCTTGCGCATCAACCGGTGAACAAGTTATTGCTACTAATTACAATGGTACCCCTCAGGTCGCCCACCCGATCATCAAGCCAGCGGGTGGTAGCGAAGGAAACTTTCGTTACTCTGCGGAGTTTTCGGATGGTCTTTCTAGCCATGGTTTAATCACGAATGAATCTGGATTGTTCTCTGTAAACCTATCCGATACCTTCGAATGTAAGGGTTTCGAAGAATGTCCAGAAGAAGGTTCCGTTAAAGTCGAGGGGACGTTTGACGTCAAATCCCGACCATGGACGTTAGCGATTTGTGATGGTTCAACAACACTGGCTTCCGGTACGTCAGAGAGCGGACCGGGCTTTATTGCTGCTGGCGAATACTTCTCGCTAACCATTAAACCCATCATTTGGCAAAGTGGTGGCTCTGTTACTGGTGAAGTAAGTACAAAGAGTTATTGCAACGCAGATGTTACTCGCAACTTTATGTTGGAAGATGCACCCGCGGCAAGCATCGTATTAAGTAGTAAACAAAAGACGCCGACTGAAACGGCAAACCAATCCGAGAAGTTACTGGAAAGTACCTTGTCACTCACTCGTAGTCATACTGAGAGCGAAAACGAACAATACACCTTTTCTGATTTGTATTGGGAAGAAGTCGGTAGTTTGAAGATTAAAGCCAGCCTAACCAGCGAATATCTCGATATGACAGTCAACACAGGTTACCGAAATGTTGGCCGCTTCTACGCCAAATACTTCAAAGCTCGTGATGCTGAATGGACATATCCGACTAAGCAGAGTTTCATCTACATGAATCAACCATTCGAGCGAGTCAGCTATGACGTTGTCGCACTCAACGCGAAAAAAGAAGACATCAAAAACTACGTACATTTTGATGCGAGTTTGCGAGAGCATTTCCATTTGGGTGAACTGAGTGACTACGTCGACCGCTTTATACCACCAGCAGCAGAATCGGCTGAATGGAACTTGGTTGGCGATGCAAGCGTCGGTACTTTCACTATCGATAAAGCAATGGGTAACGCCAATTGTGATAATAGTCCTTGCTGGGAAAAAGATGGGACTGACGGGAAATATCCAGATGGTCCATTCAATAAAGATTCAGGCTCGACGAACAGCAAGATTGGTTTAACTCACATCGCAGTGATCGATGAAATAAACTTCTTCGATGATCGACATATCCTTGAAGAGCAGCCCGACATTCGCTTTGGTAGGCTGAACTTTAAAGACGTCGGAGGTAACCAAGGTATGACTATTAAGGTACCTCTGGATGTGGAAGTGTGGCAAAACGGACGATTCGTTACTCACTTTGAAGACAGTGCAACAACCGCTAATGGCGTACATCATTCTCGCACCCCTATTTGGTCAAATTCTTCACCAAATAACACTCTTTTATCTGGTGAAGGTACGATGCTCGCTGGCAGGACGTATGACATTGTCGCAAGCCAAGTAGACTCAGCACGAGAACAGGTGCGCTTTCATTTAGATCTGAGTAGCGCAGGCAACAACTTACCTTGGTTGAAGTACAATTGGGATAAAACCGATACGGAAGAGGACAACCCACCTACGGTTGTGACATTTGGTATTCATCGTGGTAACGACAGAATCATCTATCGAGGGGAGCCAAACTTTATTGGTATGAATTAA
- a CDS encoding CobW family GTP-binding protein, whose product MSNRVPTNILTGFLGVGKTTAILNLLKNKPENENWAVLVNEFGEIGIDGAMMTDQGAVIKEVPGGCMCCTAGVPMSVGITALLRQNPDRLLIEPTGLGHPKQVVATLTSEQYQLYVDLKATIALVDPRNLSNEKYLSNKNFVDQLDSADVVIGSKVDLCTSHDIDVFNDWVTAQTPSKVFSKLIHDGDLPIEVLDIERVHGSASSHIEAHHHDHAHQEPQFQLPPGEAFIRKENKGQGYFSCGWLFGAEYSFNFEQLFSMLSELTAERVKAVMNTDQGCYAFNVANGVVSVNEMSLQGFESRLEVIDSQLMPWDQLEDILLKLCGIS is encoded by the coding sequence ATGTCAAATCGAGTACCAACCAATATACTGACAGGATTTTTGGGTGTCGGTAAAACCACCGCTATCTTGAATTTATTGAAAAACAAACCAGAGAACGAGAACTGGGCTGTGTTAGTCAATGAGTTTGGTGAAATTGGTATCGATGGCGCGATGATGACTGATCAAGGCGCGGTGATCAAAGAAGTGCCGGGCGGTTGCATGTGCTGCACGGCTGGCGTGCCTATGTCTGTTGGTATTACGGCTTTGCTGCGCCAGAACCCTGACCGTCTTCTTATTGAGCCGACGGGTTTGGGCCATCCAAAGCAAGTGGTTGCGACGCTAACGTCTGAGCAGTACCAACTGTATGTGGATCTTAAAGCGACGATTGCGCTGGTGGACCCGCGTAACCTAAGTAACGAGAAGTACCTTTCTAACAAAAACTTTGTTGATCAGCTTGATAGCGCAGATGTGGTCATTGGTAGCAAAGTTGACCTGTGTACAAGCCATGATATTGATGTTTTCAATGACTGGGTGACAGCCCAAACGCCTTCTAAAGTGTTCAGTAAGCTGATTCACGACGGTGACTTACCGATTGAAGTGCTAGATATCGAACGGGTGCACGGCAGTGCTTCTTCTCATATTGAAGCGCATCATCATGATCATGCTCACCAAGAGCCTCAATTCCAACTACCTCCGGGTGAAGCTTTCATCCGTAAAGAGAACAAAGGGCAGGGTTACTTCAGCTGTGGTTGGTTGTTCGGCGCGGAATACTCATTCAATTTTGAACAACTGTTCTCCATGCTATCTGAGCTAACGGCTGAACGTGTGAAAGCGGTGATGAACACAGACCAAGGTTGCTACGCGTTTAACGTGGCGAATGGTGTGGTTTCAGTCAATGAAATGAGCCTACAGGGCTTCGAATCACGCCTTGAGGTTATTGACTCACAATTGATGCCTTGGGACCAGTTGGAAGACATTCTGCTTAAACTTTGCGGGATTAGCTAA
- a CDS encoding sensor domain-containing diguanylate cyclase, translating into MNSTLTLSELKFFFLRFIAIFFLLVAVFGTILHYDMSSSEDTMKSNIRVQQQALLEGKKEYIEWVMGSVVRETALLADLMAAKQIFNLVDLEPATRRSTELSRLSSVLEIVSQRKEVYDQLRYLDMEGNEVVRINFNEGHAQIVPEEQLQNKSHRYYFAKAMQLGCRKIYVSPLDLNMEHGQIEAPLKPMIRLAAPVFDKEGNKRGIVVVNYLAKYLMDGMQLFSLDASSNYMLLNKDGYFLFNKDHPDSEFAFMYEGGEKDTIYNAFPDIAEQIRETRSGRIENDQGIMTIESVGAVGRINPYCFQDYHVSENSSTAWKLASYVNFDTRKELSGAMYERKWLMQVGILLSIVLAYFIARFQLRAFSDNQRIHYLAHHDSLTGLVNRAAFQTQALETLLQSAKAEKKACLMYLDLDSFKLVNDQYGHAAGDKTLSHVASVLHRVFGDNALLARLGGDEFAILLSSSEHMENPEHYAASLIQLIQDPIEVMPNSFYQVTTSIGACCVATHHCTLDELMHKADMAMYEAKKSGKNRYFFLQ; encoded by the coding sequence TTGAATTCAACCTTAACCCTCTCTGAGTTGAAGTTTTTCTTCTTGCGCTTTATCGCTATTTTCTTCTTATTGGTTGCCGTGTTTGGCACCATTCTGCATTACGATATGTCCTCTTCAGAAGACACGATGAAAAGTAATATCAGAGTTCAACAACAAGCTCTTCTTGAAGGGAAAAAAGAATATATTGAGTGGGTTATGGGGTCTGTGGTTCGAGAAACAGCCTTACTTGCTGACTTAATGGCTGCGAAGCAGATTTTTAATCTTGTTGATTTAGAACCTGCGACAAGGAGAAGTACGGAGTTATCTCGACTAAGCTCGGTTCTAGAAATCGTTAGCCAGCGAAAAGAAGTGTATGACCAATTACGCTACCTAGATATGGAAGGGAACGAGGTAGTGCGCATTAACTTCAATGAAGGGCACGCGCAAATCGTACCTGAAGAGCAATTGCAGAACAAAAGCCATCGTTACTATTTTGCCAAAGCAATGCAACTAGGCTGTCGTAAGATTTATGTGTCTCCTTTGGACTTGAACATGGAGCATGGTCAAATAGAAGCCCCACTCAAGCCAATGATTCGTCTCGCGGCGCCGGTATTCGATAAAGAAGGCAATAAGCGTGGGATTGTCGTGGTGAACTATTTAGCGAAATACCTTATGGACGGTATGCAGTTATTCAGCCTAGATGCGAGTAGTAACTACATGCTACTCAATAAAGACGGCTACTTTCTATTTAATAAAGATCATCCAGACTCTGAGTTCGCCTTTATGTATGAAGGCGGAGAAAAAGACACGATTTACAACGCTTTTCCTGATATAGCCGAACAAATTCGTGAAACCCGTTCGGGTCGTATTGAAAATGATCAAGGGATCATGACCATTGAATCTGTTGGGGCTGTAGGGCGAATTAACCCTTATTGTTTTCAGGATTACCACGTTAGTGAAAACAGCTCAACGGCTTGGAAGTTAGCCTCTTACGTGAATTTCGATACACGCAAAGAGTTAAGTGGCGCAATGTATGAACGTAAATGGTTGATGCAAGTTGGTATTTTGTTGAGCATTGTTTTGGCATACTTTATTGCTCGGTTCCAGCTTCGTGCTTTTTCTGATAACCAACGCATTCACTATTTAGCACATCACGACAGTTTAACGGGTCTTGTTAATCGCGCTGCTTTTCAAACTCAAGCGCTAGAAACATTGTTACAGAGTGCGAAAGCAGAAAAAAAAGCGTGCTTGATGTATCTCGATCTTGATAGCTTTAAATTGGTTAATGATCAGTATGGCCACGCTGCTGGGGATAAAACACTTAGTCATGTTGCTTCGGTTCTACATCGAGTCTTTGGAGACAATGCTTTGCTGGCAAGACTTGGTGGAGATGAATTTGCGATCCTATTGAGCAGTTCTGAGCATATGGAAAATCCGGAGCATTACGCGGCATCCTTAATCCAATTGATACAAGATCCAATAGAAGTGATGCCAAATTCGTTTTATCAAGTAACTACGTCGATTGGGGCATGCTGTGTCGCTACACATCACTGCACTTTAGACGAACTAATGCACAAAGCTGATATGGCGATGTATGAGGCCAAGAAGAGTGGGAAGAATCGTTATTTCTTTCTTCAATAA